A single genomic interval of Lucilia cuprina isolate Lc7/37 chromosome 2, ASM2204524v1, whole genome shotgun sequence harbors:
- the LOC111678365 gene encoding uncharacterized protein LOC111678365 isoform X2, with amino-acid sequence MGYWSELKAWLLKDPAKLIRYLVLFICCVIVIVQLYECFSKLDNPPISTHSYYNLNETIEMPAITICRDPPYKTKELKKISGNDCTHPKYSSCWSDYPYDDVELLDFFTNTTFNESETFSKYQYGLNGFEEFVEITDSLHFYMGRCHTIRPKISLKRASKSTGYAITLKHHLTKEEIKTGFFENPPGWHLYIHDMRENFTEINMKASGRVEYVFADINEDIEIKLQSQYFSNIETKQNYCNRKEGYSDLKCGEICIWHELGRKSNCSGPWMPDAHWPHCSNYKTMMKLIGEYGKVYDSDDDRVDCNCAQPCESRIFSAYIQNRKSFAYAEPNTQIYIYYTTKLISMIEERPSYDTTQFIADVGGSLGFLLGLSVLGLIGILEHITLLLCGGVIKKMQHKNEKRIKDHEELDKDSETTVDIATIYKAKY; translated from the exons ATGGGCTATTGGTCGGAATTGAAAGCCTGGCTGTTAAAGGACCCGGCAAAACTTATTCGTTATTTAGTTCTATTCATCTGttgtgttattgttattgtgcag TTATATGAGTGTTTTTCAAAATTGGATAATCCGCCAATATCCACACATTCTTATTACAATTTAAACGAAACGATTGAAATGCCAGCTATAACAATATGTCGTGATCCTCCCTATAAAACTAAAGAATTAAAA aaAATATCCGGTAATGACTGTACACATCCAAAATATAGCAGTTGTTGGTCTGATTATCCTTATGATGATGTTGaattattggatttttttacaaatacaacTTTTAATGAAAGTGAAACATTTTCCAAATACCAATATGGATTAAATGGATTCGAAGAAT ttgtGGAAATCACGGATAGTTTACATTTCTATATGGGACGTTGTCATACGATACGACCAAAAATATCTCTCAAACGAGCAAGTAAATCGACCGGTTATGCGATTACGTTAAAACACCATCTTACTAAAGAAGAAATAAAGACGGGATTCTTTGAAAATCCGCCAGGTTGGCATTTATATATACATGATATGAGAGAAAATTTTacgg agATAAATATGAAAGCTTCGGGTCGGGTGGAATATGTATTTGCCGATATAAATGAAgatatcgaaattaaattacaGAGTcagtatttttcaaatattgaaacgaaacaaaattattgtaatCGAAAAGAGGGCTACAGTGATTTAAAG TGTGGTGAAATTTGTATTTGGCATGAATTGGGTAGAAAATCAAATTGTTCTGGACCCTGGATGCCTGATGCTCATTGGCCTCACTGTTCGAATTACAAGACAATGATGAAACTTATTGGCGAATATGGAAA AGTTTATGATAGCGATGATGATCGTGTCGACTGTAATTGTGCACAACCCTGTGAATCGAGAATATTTTCCGCTTACATTCAAAATCGTAAAAGTTTTGCTTATGCCGAACCCAATACtcaaatctatatatattataccACAAAATTAATATCC ATGATCGAAGAGCGACCAAGTTACGATACAACACAATTTATAGCCGATGTTGGCGGTTCTTTGGGTTTCCTCTTGGGTCTATCTGTCTTGGGTTTAATTGGCATTTTAGAACAT atAACTCTCTTGTTATGCGGTGGGGTCATTAAGAAAATGcaacataaaaatgaaaaacgtATTAAGGACCATGAAGAGTTGGATAAAGATTCAGAAACTACAGTTGATATCGCTACTATTTATAAagctaaatattaa
- the LOC111678365 gene encoding uncharacterized protein LOC111678365 isoform X1, which yields MGYWSELKAWLLKDPAKLIRYLVLFICCVIVIVQLYECFSKLDNPPISTHSYYNLNETIEMPAITICRDPPYKTKELKKISGNDCTHPKYSSCWSDYPYDDVELLDFFTNTTFNESETFSKYQYGLNGFEEFVEITDSLHFYMGRCHTIRPKISLKRASKSTGYAITLKHHLTKEEIKTGFFENPPGWHLYIHDMRENFTEINMKASGRVEYVFADINEDIEIKLQSQYFSNIETKQNYCNRKEGYSDLKCGEICIWHELGRKSNCSGPWMPDAHWPHCSNYKTMMKLIGEYGKVYDSDDDRVDCNCAQPCESRIFSAYIQNRKSFAYAEPNTQIYIYYTTKLISQMIEERPSYDTTQFIADVGGSLGFLLGLSVLGLIGILEHITLLLCGGVIKKMQHKNEKRIKDHEELDKDSETTVDIATIYKAKY from the exons ATGGGCTATTGGTCGGAATTGAAAGCCTGGCTGTTAAAGGACCCGGCAAAACTTATTCGTTATTTAGTTCTATTCATCTGttgtgttattgttattgtgcag TTATATGAGTGTTTTTCAAAATTGGATAATCCGCCAATATCCACACATTCTTATTACAATTTAAACGAAACGATTGAAATGCCAGCTATAACAATATGTCGTGATCCTCCCTATAAAACTAAAGAATTAAAA aaAATATCCGGTAATGACTGTACACATCCAAAATATAGCAGTTGTTGGTCTGATTATCCTTATGATGATGTTGaattattggatttttttacaaatacaacTTTTAATGAAAGTGAAACATTTTCCAAATACCAATATGGATTAAATGGATTCGAAGAAT ttgtGGAAATCACGGATAGTTTACATTTCTATATGGGACGTTGTCATACGATACGACCAAAAATATCTCTCAAACGAGCAAGTAAATCGACCGGTTATGCGATTACGTTAAAACACCATCTTACTAAAGAAGAAATAAAGACGGGATTCTTTGAAAATCCGCCAGGTTGGCATTTATATATACATGATATGAGAGAAAATTTTacgg agATAAATATGAAAGCTTCGGGTCGGGTGGAATATGTATTTGCCGATATAAATGAAgatatcgaaattaaattacaGAGTcagtatttttcaaatattgaaacgaaacaaaattattgtaatCGAAAAGAGGGCTACAGTGATTTAAAG TGTGGTGAAATTTGTATTTGGCATGAATTGGGTAGAAAATCAAATTGTTCTGGACCCTGGATGCCTGATGCTCATTGGCCTCACTGTTCGAATTACAAGACAATGATGAAACTTATTGGCGAATATGGAAA AGTTTATGATAGCGATGATGATCGTGTCGACTGTAATTGTGCACAACCCTGTGAATCGAGAATATTTTCCGCTTACATTCAAAATCGTAAAAGTTTTGCTTATGCCGAACCCAATACtcaaatctatatatattataccACAAAATTAATATCC cagATGATCGAAGAGCGACCAAGTTACGATACAACACAATTTATAGCCGATGTTGGCGGTTCTTTGGGTTTCCTCTTGGGTCTATCTGTCTTGGGTTTAATTGGCATTTTAGAACAT atAACTCTCTTGTTATGCGGTGGGGTCATTAAGAAAATGcaacataaaaatgaaaaacgtATTAAGGACCATGAAGAGTTGGATAAAGATTCAGAAACTACAGTTGATATCGCTACTATTTATAAagctaaatattaa
- the LOC111678361 gene encoding protein yellow has translation MTNLWTRSTTTTTILFVILATHLIGHVHSNDNLRVAYEWKEIDFKYASAEERWSAIESFEFKPENVIPFGIEVYQSRLFVTLPRWRDGVPASLAYLDLNDTATKSAALIPYPSWEAHNLNEMNPELVSPFRMRADRCGRLWVLDSRISSVLEETMLYGPAQLLIYDLHNDNLLRRHIFPEDQVKESSFYANLAIEDGDCDNTFAYAADLGSPGLVVYSWKQEESWRVQHNYFHPDPLAGNYSIGGRDFQWDDGLYGLALSKMQQDGYSTLYFHPLSSTMEFAVSTMILRNKTLAIEGQIYKEFKILGSRGPNAQAGASFLDQLTGVLFYALPNLNAVACWKTSNRAYTIKSQGRVYMNPIEMVFPSDIKVDDQDRLWVLSNRLQEYLYGELFPNSVNFRILTAHVKDAIENTACDIKTKPLPEIINKLGDILNTASNNNRNNNNNRSTSAGSQVLLANLLLLAAVLMSLLR, from the exons ATGACTAATTTGTGGACAAGatcaacaacgacaacaacaatattgtttgtcATTTTGGCAACACATTTAATCGGCCATGTGCATTCAAATGACAATTTGCGTGTTGCATACGAATGGAAAGAAATCGATTTTAAATATGCCAGTGCTGAGGAACGTTGGTCGGCCATTGAAAGTTTTGAATTCAAACCTGAAAATGTCATACCATTCGGCATTGAGGTATATCAATCAAGACTGTTTGTAACTTTGCCACGTTGGCGCGATGGTGTGCCGGCATCATTGGCCTACCTTGATCTAAATG ACACTGCAACAAAATCCGCCGCTCTAATACCTTATCCCAGTTGGGAAGCACACAATCTCAATGAAATGAATCCAGAATTGGTATCACCCTTTCGCATGCGTGCCGATCGTTGTGGACGTTTATGGGTGTTAGATTCTCGTATTTCCAGTGTATTAGAGGAGACCATGCTCTATGGACCTGCTCAGCTTTTAATATACGATTTACACAATGACAATCTACTCAGACGTCACATTTTCCCCGAAGATCAAGTTAAAGAAAGTTCATTTTATGCCAATTTGGCCATAGAAGATGGTGACTGTGATAACACCTTTGCCTATGCAGCAGATTTGGGTAGCCCTGGTTTAGTGGTTTATTCGTGGAAACAGGAAGAATCTTGGAGAGTTCAACATAATTATTTCCATCCCGATCCATTGGCTGGAAATTATAGTATTGGTGGTCGTGATTTTCAATGGGATGATGGTCTCTATGGTTTGGCTTTAAGTAAAATGCAACAAGATGGCTATTCCACATTATATTTTCATCCTTTGAGTTCGACCATGGAATTTGCTGTCAGCACCATGATTTTACGCAATAAAACTTTAGCCATCGAAGGTcaaatatataaagaatttaaaatattaggcTCTCGCGGACCAAATGCTCAGGCGGGTGCTTCATTTTTGGATCAATTAACGGGAGTTTTATTTTATGCTTTGCCCAATTTAAATGCCGTTGCCTGTTGGAAAACTTCTAATCGCGCCTACACCATCAAGTCTCAAGGTCGTGTCTATATGAATCCCATTGAAATGGTTTTCCCCAGTGATATTAAAGTTGATGATCAAGATCGTCTTTGGGTGTTATCAAATCGTTTGCAGGAATATCTCTACGGTGAACTCTTTCCAAATTCCGTAAATTTCCGTATTTTAACAGCTCATGTTAAGGATGCCATTGAAAATACCGCTTGTGATATTAAAACCAAACCTCTGCCGGAAATCATTAATAAATTAGGCGATATTTTAAATACGGCCTCAAATAACAAtagaaacaacaataataatagatCAACATCTGCTGGATCACAGGTGTTGTTGGCGAATTTGCTTCTTTTGGCAGCAGTTCTAATGTCGTTGTTGAGGTGA